A single genomic interval of Coccidioides posadasii str. Silveira chromosome 1, complete sequence harbors:
- a CDS encoding uncharacterized protein (EggNog:ENOG410PHF2~COG:G~BUSCO:2959at33183) — protein sequence MSQHSHLARTAVLTNFFNASAGMHGDQDGESSIANNNNHHYHHHHHPPPLPLLQHSDQEDSDTLMPPTKTVIGRALGNDCHLGSGSHAGAATHAGVGNALTDTPVSTAPPSPQIIPRSYSSGASTPGKIRATTLDIPGLTKSKVSPDGRIAQRDVGSKLVIVMVGLPARGKSYITKKLSRYLNWLQHDTRIFNVGERRRVAASGGGLDEPKEPLQVPKVHEPEERSEDESGHSSDQKSEVDSEKELGKDPGAVEELRDSVREMVTDKKLAEKEEVRKQVEATLAVPSARILVNGQPLEDPRKGLQDASPMTVGPSTPAKGQSGVPSPETLGHAGKSQKQKAVDGEEQEVMDQSAVFFDPKNERALQLRERVALETLDELLDYILEQGGSVGILDATNSTIKRRKTIMEHIRAKAGPALNVLFVESQCLDQNLLESNMLLKLSGPDYKGMDPTVALADFKKRVKLYENSYVPLGEYEEANNIPYVKTIDVCRKVVSFEVNGFLSSQVVYYLLNFNLSPRQIWISRHGESLDDVAGKIGGDSPLSGNGVRYAHALANFIDFRRGMWEVTRKNKAKSSHFPPRPGDSTPPNPQRTPYDVETDLNFCVWTSMMQRSIQTAQFFNEDKYDVKEMRMLDELNAGQMEGMTYREIRGKYPEDYALRRRQKLHYRYPGVGGEGYLDVINRLRAVIVEVERMTDHVLLVGHRSVARVLLAYFLGLKREILTDLDVPLGTIYSIEPKPYGVEFKVFRYNPSTEWFDELPNYELKHETYY from the exons ATGTCCCAACACTCCCACCTTGCGAGGACCGCCGTCCTGACAAACTTCTTTAATGCATCTGCCGGAATGCACGGTGATCAGGACGGTGAAAGCAGCATCGccaacaacaacaaccatcattatcatcatcatcatcatcctcctcctcttccccTCCTGCAGCACTCTGATCAGGAAGACTCTGATACTTTGATGCCTCCGACGAAAACTGTGATCGGAAGAGCTCTTGGCAATGATTGCCATTTGGGTAGTGGTTCTCACGCTGGTGCCGCGACCCACGCTGGTGTCGGGAATGCGTTGACTGACACTCCGGTATCTACCGCGCCTCCATCACCCCAAAT TATCCCAAGATCCTATAGTTCTGGCGCCTCAACCCCTGGAAAGATCCGTGCCACGACCCTCGATATTCCTGGCCTTACCAAGTCCAAGGTTTCTCCCGATGGCCGTATTGCTCAGCGCGATGTTGGCTCCAAACTCGTCATCGTTATGGTGGGCCTGCCCGCCAGGGGCAAGAGCTACATCACCAAGAAGCTGTCGCGCTACTTGAACTGGCTGCAGCACGATACCAGAATCTTCAACGTGGGAGAGCGTCGTCGTGTGGCTGCTAGCGGCGGTGGACTTGATGAGCCCAAGGAGCCTCTGCAGGTCCCCAAAGTACACGAGCCGGAAGAGAGGTCTGAAGACGAATCCGGACACAGCTCTGACCAAAAGTCCGAAGTCGACTCTGAAAAGGAGCTTGGAAAAGACCCGGGAGCCGTCGAAGAACTGAGAGATTCTGTTCGTGAAATGGTGACCGACAAGAAGCTTGCggagaaagaagaagtcCGCAAACAAGTTGAAGCTACTCTTGCGGTCCCTTCGGCCAGAATCCTAGTCAATGGCCAGCCTTTGGAGGATCCGCGAAAGGGGTTGCAAGACGCTAGTCCGATGACTGTTGGGCCTTCCACGCCCGCCAAAGGACAGTCAGGTGTCCCAAGTCCAGAGACCTTGGGCCATGCTGGCAAGTCCCAGAAGCAGAAGGCCGTTGACGGTGAAGAGCAGGAAGTAATGGACCAGTCCGCTGTTTTTTTCGACCCTAAAAATGAACGTGCGTTGCAGCTCAGAGAGAGGGTGGCTCTGGAGACCTTGGATGAGCTCCTAGACTACATTCTCGAGCAGGGCGGAAGTGTTGGTATCCTCGACGCTACTAACAGCACCATCAAGCGTCGCAAGACTATCATGGAGCACATTCGTGCGAAGGCCGGACCGGCTTTAAACGTTCTTTTCGTGGAGAGCCAGTGCTTGGACCAGAATTTGTTGGAATCAAACATGCTCCTCAAGCTCTCTGGTCCAGACTACAAGGGTATGGATCCAACTGTTGCCTTGGCAGACTTCAAGAAGCGTGTGAAGCTGTACGAAAATTCATACGTGCCTCTCGGGGAATATGAAGAAGCGAATAACATCCCGTATGTCAAGACCATTGACGTCTGCCGAAAAGTTGTGTCATTTGAGGTGAACGGCTTCCTGTCTTCCCAGGTCGTGTATTACCTCCTCAACTTCAATCTGTCGCCTCGACAGATTTGGATTTCTCGCCACGGCGAGAGTTTAGATGATGTCGCCGGTAAAATCGGAGGGGACTCCCCACTTAGCGGGAACGGTGTCCGTTATGCTCACGCTCTCGCAAATTTTATTGATTTTAGACGCGGTATGTGGGAGGTTACCCGAAAAAACAAGGCGAAATCGAGCCATTTCCCACCTCGCCCTGGCGACAGCACTCCTCCGAACCCGCAGCGCACTCCCTATGACGTTGAGACCGACCTCAACTTCTGCGTCTGGACATCTATGATGCAACGCTCTATCCAGACTGCACAGTTCTTCAACGAGGATAAATACGACGTCAAGGAGATGCGCATGCTAGACGAACTGAACGCTGGCCAGATGGAGGGCATGACATATAGAGAAATTCGTGGGAAGTACCCCGAAGATTACGCCTTACGTCGTCGGCAGAAACTCCACTATCGCTACCCCGGCGTTGGTGGAGAAGGATATCTCGACGTCATCAACCGTCTGCGTGCAGTCATCGTCGAAGTCGAACGGATGACCGACCATGTCCTGCTTGTTGGCCATCGATCTGTCGCCAGGGTGTTACTCGCGTACTTCCTTGGATTGAAGAGGGAGATTCTTACCGACCTGGACGTTCCGCTTGGGACAATCTACTCTATCGAACCT AAACCGTACGGCGTTGAATTCAAAGTCTTCCGATACAACCCGTCAACGGAATGGTTCGATGAGCTTCCAAATTATGAGCTGAAGCATGAGACTTATTATTAG
- a CDS encoding uncharacterized protein (EggNog:ENOG410PHF2~COG:G~BUSCO:2959at33183): MVGLPARGKSYITKKLSRYLNWLQHDTRIFNVGERRRVAASGGGLDEPKEPLQVPKVHEPEERSEDESGHSSDQKSEVDSEKELGKDPGAVEELRDSVREMVTDKKLAEKEEVRKQVEATLAVPSARILVNGQPLEDPRKGLQDASPMTVGPSTPAKGQSGVPSPETLGHAGKSQKQKAVDGEEQEVMDQSAVFFDPKNERALQLRERVALETLDELLDYILEQGGSVGILDATNSTIKRRKTIMEHIRAKAGPALNVLFVESQCLDQNLLESNMLLKLSGPDYKGMDPTVALADFKKRVKLYENSYVPLGEYEEANNIPYVKTIDVCRKVVSFEVNGFLSSQVVYYLLNFNLSPRQIWISRHGESLDDVAGKIGGDSPLSGNGVRYAHALANFIDFRRGMWEVTRKNKAKSSHFPPRPGDSTPPNPQRTPYDVETDLNFCVWTSMMQRSIQTAQFFNEDKYDVKEMRMLDELNAGQMEGMTYREIRGKYPEDYALRRRQKLHYRYPGVGGEGYLDVINRLRAVIVEVERMTDHVLLVGHRSVARVLLAYFLGLKREILTDLDVPLGTIYSIEPKPYGVEFKVFRYNPSTEWFDELPNYELKHETYY, from the exons ATGGTGGGCCTGCCCGCCAGGGGCAAGAGCTACATCACCAAGAAGCTGTCGCGCTACTTGAACTGGCTGCAGCACGATACCAGAATCTTCAACGTGGGAGAGCGTCGTCGTGTGGCTGCTAGCGGCGGTGGACTTGATGAGCCCAAGGAGCCTCTGCAGGTCCCCAAAGTACACGAGCCGGAAGAGAGGTCTGAAGACGAATCCGGACACAGCTCTGACCAAAAGTCCGAAGTCGACTCTGAAAAGGAGCTTGGAAAAGACCCGGGAGCCGTCGAAGAACTGAGAGATTCTGTTCGTGAAATGGTGACCGACAAGAAGCTTGCggagaaagaagaagtcCGCAAACAAGTTGAAGCTACTCTTGCGGTCCCTTCGGCCAGAATCCTAGTCAATGGCCAGCCTTTGGAGGATCCGCGAAAGGGGTTGCAAGACGCTAGTCCGATGACTGTTGGGCCTTCCACGCCCGCCAAAGGACAGTCAGGTGTCCCAAGTCCAGAGACCTTGGGCCATGCTGGCAAGTCCCAGAAGCAGAAGGCCGTTGACGGTGAAGAGCAGGAAGTAATGGACCAGTCCGCTGTTTTTTTCGACCCTAAAAATGAACGTGCGTTGCAGCTCAGAGAGAGGGTGGCTCTGGAGACCTTGGATGAGCTCCTAGACTACATTCTCGAGCAGGGCGGAAGTGTTGGTATCCTCGACGCTACTAACAGCACCATCAAGCGTCGCAAGACTATCATGGAGCACATTCGTGCGAAGGCCGGACCGGCTTTAAACGTTCTTTTCGTGGAGAGCCAGTGCTTGGACCAGAATTTGTTGGAATCAAACATGCTCCTCAAGCTCTCTGGTCCAGACTACAAGGGTATGGATCCAACTGTTGCCTTGGCAGACTTCAAGAAGCGTGTGAAGCTGTACGAAAATTCATACGTGCCTCTCGGGGAATATGAAGAAGCGAATAACATCCCGTATGTCAAGACCATTGACGTCTGCCGAAAAGTTGTGTCATTTGAGGTGAACGGCTTCCTGTCTTCCCAGGTCGTGTATTACCTCCTCAACTTCAATCTGTCGCCTCGACAGATTTGGATTTCTCGCCACGGCGAGAGTTTAGATGATGTCGCCGGTAAAATCGGAGGGGACTCCCCACTTAGCGGGAACGGTGTCCGTTATGCTCACGCTCTCGCAAATTTTATTGATTTTAGACGCGGTATGTGGGAGGTTACCCGAAAAAACAAGGCGAAATCGAGCCATTTCCCACCTCGCCCTGGCGACAGCACTCCTCCGAACCCGCAGCGCACTCCCTATGACGTTGAGACCGACCTCAACTTCTGCGTCTGGACATCTATGATGCAACGCTCTATCCAGACTGCACAGTTCTTCAACGAGGATAAATACGACGTCAAGGAGATGCGCATGCTAGACGAACTGAACGCTGGCCAGATGGAGGGCATGACATATAGAGAAATTCGTGGGAAGTACCCCGAAGATTACGCCTTACGTCGTCGGCAGAAACTCCACTATCGCTACCCCGGCGTTGGTGGAGAAGGATATCTCGACGTCATCAACCGTCTGCGTGCAGTCATCGTCGAAGTCGAACGGATGACCGACCATGTCCTGCTTGTTGGCCATCGATCTGTCGCCAGGGTGTTACTCGCGTACTTCCTTGGATTGAAGAGGGAGATTCTTACCGACCTGGACGTTCCGCTTGGGACAATCTACTCTATCGAACCT AAACCGTACGGCGTTGAATTCAAAGTCTTCCGATACAACCCGTCAACGGAATGGTTCGATGAGCTTCCAAATTATGAGCTGAAGCATGAGACTTATTATTAG